In the Nitrospinota bacterium genome, one interval contains:
- the bcp gene encoding thioredoxin-dependent thiol peroxidase: MALKAGSKAPAFSLPNQDERKINLKDYSGQWVVLYFYPKDNTSGCTLEAQEFTKAVRDFEKLGAVILGVSADTTKSHMNFVEKKGLGINLLSDTEKNMLKKYDTWKLKKMAGKEYMGIVRTTYLINPMGKIAEVWDKVKAKGHAKEVLDKLTELKGG, from the coding sequence ATGGCACTCAAAGCAGGAAGCAAGGCACCGGCCTTCAGTTTGCCGAATCAGGATGAGAGAAAAATAAACCTGAAAGATTATTCCGGTCAATGGGTCGTCCTCTATTTTTATCCAAAAGACAATACCAGCGGCTGCACCCTGGAGGCGCAGGAATTTACAAAGGCCGTAAGGGATTTTGAAAAACTAGGCGCTGTAATTCTCGGCGTTAGCGCAGATACAACAAAATCCCACATGAATTTCGTGGAAAAAAAGGGATTGGGGATCAATCTGCTGAGCGATACTGAGAAAAATATGCTTAAAAAATACGATACCTGGAAGCTGAAGAAAATGGCCGGCAAGGAATATATGGGGATCGTCCGAACAACCTACCTCATCAACCCTATGGGGAAAATTGCCGAAGTGTGGGACAAGGTAAAGGCGAAGGGACATGCCAAAGAGGTTCTAGATAAACTGACAGAACTGAAAGGGGGGTAG
- a CDS encoding methyl-accepting chemotaxis protein, producing MSVIKQIYTGFSVLLALLMLLGGYSVYSGTKSIGEAEELLLVSKRRQAANEMKLAVVQVQQWLTDISATRGMEGFDDGFTEAANFEKIFYAQSKILKELFRGTEWENKLTALEKDFSGFYTMGKEMAQVYIDKGPEEGNKMMEKFDPYAEKIGDGMGAIVEFTREELERVLTSLKAGAELSRRIGAIMMVLGSILGALVSLFIVSNVRNKLSGICSQITSGALEVASASGMISSSSQSLASGATNQASSVQSTTTAMEQISSSAKQNAENSSRANQIIRETEDMVTRGVESMASMTSAMNSIKESSSEISKIIKVIEEIAFQTNLLALNAAVEAARAGEHGKGFAVVAEEVRNLAQRSATASKDTAQLISNAVQRSEEGGKIAEKAAADLKAIADGIKKAKDNVTEITAASHEQAQGVENVNRSIMDIDQVTQGTAADSEQTAAASEELNAQSEKLFEMVSTLSNVVGIDIQKNDTSMIKERSGKAAYLTDKGKREKPKLPLPGKFKKPAVGHNKARGASAVAQRSMKDEPLSSEDAIPFDDDM from the coding sequence ATGAGCGTAATCAAACAGATATATACAGGGTTCTCCGTTCTGCTGGCGCTATTAATGTTGCTTGGCGGGTATTCGGTCTACTCTGGTACCAAGTCGATAGGCGAAGCGGAAGAGCTCCTTCTGGTAAGCAAGCGAAGGCAGGCGGCAAACGAGATGAAGCTTGCAGTCGTACAGGTTCAGCAGTGGCTTACCGATATATCCGCCACAAGGGGGATGGAAGGCTTTGACGACGGATTTACGGAAGCGGCCAATTTCGAGAAAATTTTCTATGCACAATCAAAAATATTGAAGGAACTTTTCCGCGGCACCGAATGGGAAAACAAACTGACAGCGCTTGAAAAGGATTTCTCAGGTTTCTATACAATGGGAAAAGAGATGGCCCAGGTTTACATCGATAAAGGCCCCGAAGAGGGGAACAAGATGATGGAAAAATTCGATCCTTACGCCGAGAAGATAGGGGACGGCATGGGGGCGATAGTTGAGTTTACGAGAGAGGAACTGGAACGTGTATTGACGAGTTTAAAAGCAGGCGCCGAGCTGTCGCGCAGGATCGGTGCAATTATGATGGTGCTCGGCTCGATACTCGGAGCGCTGGTTTCGCTTTTCATTGTCTCCAATGTTCGCAATAAACTCTCCGGCATATGCAGTCAGATAACGAGCGGCGCCCTGGAGGTTGCTTCAGCATCCGGGATGATATCGTCATCCAGCCAGTCGCTTGCGTCCGGGGCTACCAATCAGGCCTCCTCCGTGCAGAGCACCACTACGGCAATGGAGCAGATATCTTCAAGCGCCAAACAGAATGCGGAAAATTCGAGCAGGGCAAATCAGATAATCAGGGAGACGGAGGATATGGTCACCCGAGGGGTTGAATCGATGGCTTCGATGACATCCGCTATGAATTCCATAAAAGAATCCTCTTCGGAGATCTCAAAGATAATTAAGGTAATTGAGGAAATAGCATTCCAAACGAACCTTCTTGCTCTCAACGCCGCCGTGGAAGCGGCGCGCGCCGGGGAGCATGGCAAAGGGTTTGCCGTGGTTGCGGAAGAGGTTCGAAACCTGGCGCAGCGTTCCGCGACGGCGTCCAAGGATACCGCCCAGTTGATCTCAAACGCGGTCCAAAGATCCGAAGAGGGTGGGAAGATAGCGGAGAAAGCGGCCGCGGACCTAAAGGCGATCGCGGACGGCATTAAAAAGGCAAAGGATAACGTGACGGAAATTACCGCCGCCTCCCACGAACAGGCCCAGGGGGTTGAGAATGTGAACAGATCCATTATGGATATTGATCAGGTTACGCAGGGGACAGCGGCGGATTCGGAACAGACTGCCGCCGCCTCTGAAGAGCTGAATGCGCAATCGGAAAAACTTTTTGAAATGGTAAGCACACTTTCAAACGTGGTCGGTATAGACATTCAGAAGAATGACACTTCGATGATCAAGGAGCGTTCGGGCAAGGCGGCATATTTGACTGATAAGGGTAAAAGGGAGAAACCTAAACTACCTTTGCCGGGGAAGTTCAAAAAACCGGCCGTTGGCCATAACAAGGCGAGGGGAGCATCCGCTGTTGCCCAGCGCAGTATGAAAGATGAACCGCTCTCTTCTGAAGATGCTATTCCGTTCGATGATGATATGTAA
- a CDS encoding Hsp20/alpha crystallin family protein, whose amino-acid sequence MITSENRVKEESGVAASEGDVVREYSVPEVDVFENEESLLLVANVPGADEKSVDLSLEKNILTIEAKVENRVPEGYKRYYAENEAEGYSRQFRLSDDIDRDGISASVNNGVLRITLKKAKEIQPKKIEIKTA is encoded by the coding sequence ATGATTACAAGTGAAAATAGAGTGAAGGAGGAAAGCGGCGTTGCCGCCAGCGAGGGTGATGTCGTGCGCGAATACTCTGTTCCTGAAGTAGACGTTTTCGAGAACGAGGAATCGCTCCTTCTTGTGGCGAATGTTCCGGGAGCCGACGAAAAATCGGTCGACCTCTCGCTTGAAAAAAACATCCTGACCATTGAAGCGAAGGTTGAGAACAGAGTCCCGGAGGGCTACAAGCGATACTACGCGGAAAATGAGGCCGAAGGATACAGTCGGCAGTTCAGACTTTCGGACGATATCGACAGGGACGGGATTTCCGCTTCTGTAAATAATGGAGTGCTGAGAATTACGCTCAAGAAAGCGAAAGAGATTCAGCCGAAAAAGATAGAGATCAAGACCGCGTAA
- a CDS encoding Hsp20/alpha crystallin family protein codes for MLVGRFSRNGLLNSFRELDWMERELNRLFNGNGLPGAGEYPQLNVYSNEDSLKIRLFIPGIDPEKLDISVLGNSLAIRGELPEGEITEGVLRSERYSGKFERAIRLPFRAKAEGIDADYSKGILTVTVVKPEDEKPRKIAVKSDS; via the coding sequence ATGTTAGTTGGAAGATTTTCAAGGAACGGGCTTCTCAATTCATTCCGGGAACTCGACTGGATGGAAAGAGAGCTAAACAGGTTATTCAACGGTAACGGGCTGCCCGGAGCAGGAGAGTATCCTCAGCTGAATGTTTACAGCAATGAAGATTCGCTGAAAATACGTTTGTTCATTCCGGGTATTGATCCGGAGAAACTCGATATCTCGGTTCTCGGCAACAGCCTTGCCATCAGGGGAGAATTGCCGGAGGGAGAAATCACGGAAGGCGTTCTCAGGAGCGAAAGGTATTCCGGAAAATTCGAAAGAGCTATACGTCTCCCATTCCGCGCGAAGGCTGAAGGGATAGACGCAGATTACAGCAAGGGAATTCTCACTGTGACAGTTGTGAAACCGGAAGATGAAAAACCGAGGAAGATCGCGGTAAAAAGCGATTCGTAA
- a CDS encoding thioredoxin fold domain-containing protein: MKIIKFFSLALILLSINAYAAPSDMMSSIPGAENSSPTPDLESIMSAQPSSADFPDVEKEPPVTIRLLLPSSKFEQGKSYTLLLEMDIKHGFHTNSNKPKSDALIPTRAAFTTSDDKVTFGRISYPKAEMKKFQFSEDKLSVYEGVVYISTNVTITDTPDAPVLLKAELEYQACTDNICLMPITLEASVTVEAGSDGSPINQEIFKKFGSTSDDKSVMSGFETSTLPGMLLLVFLGGLALNLTPCVYPIIPVTIGFFGKAIGRSKAETTVHAFVYLLGMAAMYSVIGTFAALTGTLFGELMQNTVVILLLVAVMLLLSLSMFGVWDIRVPQSLLNLSSKNYSGFFGTFFMGLTVGIIAAPCVGPFVIALLTFVGEKQDPFLGFILFFVLAVGLGLPFVFLAIFSGALQTLPKSGVWMEWVRNIFGVILVGMALYFAQPLLPKSAIVPAASAIAILGGLYLFWSGRVIRQKGFRVARIIVSAAFMAGGVFLVLPNGGEKAVIPFKIFSDAAYDKAVADGKPTIVYFTADWCVPCRELKVFTFSDAGVIEKAARFTPLMIDLTTLEESEAKAKERFGIKGVPTFIIFDDKGIEQKRFTGFIPAEELVDYL; encoded by the coding sequence ATGAAAATTATAAAATTCTTCTCTCTCGCACTAATTCTTCTTTCGATAAACGCATATGCCGCTCCCTCGGATATGATGTCTTCCATACCGGGGGCTGAAAATTCTTCACCGACGCCCGACCTGGAATCGATAATGTCCGCGCAGCCCTCTTCTGCAGATTTTCCGGATGTGGAGAAGGAGCCGCCTGTTACCATCCGTCTCCTTTTGCCGTCCTCAAAATTCGAACAGGGGAAAAGCTACACCCTCCTTCTCGAGATGGACATAAAGCACGGGTTTCATACGAATTCAAATAAACCGAAGAGCGACGCGCTAATCCCTACTCGCGCGGCTTTCACCACATCGGATGACAAAGTTACTTTCGGCAGGATCTCCTATCCGAAAGCCGAGATGAAGAAGTTCCAGTTCTCGGAGGACAAACTTTCCGTTTACGAGGGTGTAGTCTACATATCAACTAATGTCACGATCACCGATACGCCGGACGCTCCGGTTCTGCTGAAAGCGGAGCTTGAGTATCAGGCTTGCACAGATAATATCTGTCTTATGCCGATCACACTGGAGGCGTCCGTAACCGTTGAAGCGGGGAGCGATGGTTCGCCAATAAACCAGGAGATATTCAAAAAATTCGGCTCCACATCGGACGACAAGTCGGTGATGTCGGGCTTTGAAACTTCCACCCTCCCCGGCATGCTGCTACTTGTTTTTCTCGGCGGTCTAGCGCTGAACCTTACGCCATGCGTATATCCGATCATCCCGGTAACCATCGGTTTCTTCGGCAAGGCGATCGGAAGGTCAAAGGCCGAAACCACTGTCCACGCGTTTGTATATCTCCTCGGCATGGCGGCGATGTACTCGGTCATAGGGACGTTCGCCGCTCTCACAGGTACGCTCTTCGGAGAGCTGATGCAGAACACGGTAGTGATACTTCTGCTTGTCGCCGTAATGCTCCTCCTCTCTCTTTCGATGTTTGGCGTGTGGGATATCAGGGTTCCGCAGTCGCTCCTTAATTTAAGCTCGAAAAACTACAGCGGATTTTTCGGCACGTTCTTCATGGGTCTTACCGTTGGGATCATAGCGGCCCCGTGCGTCGGCCCGTTCGTTATCGCGCTGTTGACCTTCGTAGGCGAAAAGCAGGATCCATTTTTGGGCTTCATTCTCTTTTTTGTTCTCGCGGTCGGTCTCGGCCTTCCGTTCGTTTTTCTGGCGATATTCAGCGGTGCGCTCCAGACGCTTCCGAAATCCGGCGTCTGGATGGAGTGGGTTAGAAATATCTTTGGCGTGATACTGGTCGGCATGGCGCTCTATTTCGCTCAGCCGCTTCTGCCAAAATCCGCCATCGTGCCTGCTGCCTCCGCCATCGCGATACTTGGAGGGCTGTATCTTTTCTGGTCGGGGAGGGTTATCCGGCAAAAGGGCTTCAGGGTGGCGAGGATTATTGTATCCGCCGCTTTCATGGCCGGCGGCGTATTCCTCGTGCTTCCAAACGGCGGGGAAAAAGCGGTCATTCCATTTAAAATATTTTCGGATGCGGCGTATGATAAAGCGGTAGCCGACGGAAAACCTACTATTGTTTATTTCACCGCCGACTGGTGCGTCCCCTGCCGCGAGCTGAAGGTGTTCACGTTTTCGGACGCGGGCGTGATAGAGAAGGCGGCGAGGTTCACTCCGCTGATGATTGATCTGACCACCCTTGAAGAGAGCGAGGCAAAGGCCAAGGAGCGGTTTGGTATCAAAGGTGTGCCTACGTTCATTATTTTCGACGACAAGGGGATTGAGCAAAAACGCTTCACCGGATTCATTCCGGCTGAGGAGCTTGTCGACTACCTCTAA
- the gspG gene encoding type II secretion system major pseudopilin GspG, whose product MKKRLNFIRLRHCLGNEGGWSLVELIVVMVIIGLLAGLVGPRLFRHVDTAKQKDAKAQIAMLEEALDLYRLENHRYPNSELGLAALKDYLKKELPMDPWGNPYIYNIPGPDNRDFEIVSLGQDGKPGGDGIDADIYSWK is encoded by the coding sequence ATGAAAAAGAGATTAAATTTCATCCGGCTTCGACATTGCCTCGGCAACGAGGGGGGCTGGTCCCTGGTTGAGCTGATAGTCGTCATGGTGATTATCGGCCTTCTGGCAGGACTCGTTGGACCCCGCCTGTTCCGACATGTCGACACGGCGAAACAGAAGGACGCCAAGGCACAGATAGCGATGCTGGAAGAGGCGCTCGACCTCTACCGTCTAGAAAACCACAGGTATCCGAATTCCGAGCTGGGGCTTGCGGCGCTGAAAGATTACCTGAAAAAGGAACTCCCCATGGATCCATGGGGGAACCCGTACATCTACAATATCCCGGGGCCGGATAACAGGGATTTCGAGATCGTCTCTCTTGGCCAGGATGGAAAGCCGGGGGGCGACGGCATAGACGCCGATATCTACAGCTGGAAGTGA
- a CDS encoding DUF2007 domain-containing protein: MGKFVSILELQDPIEAHFVSGLLQSHGFNIPPTQGAIDGESMMSGRKIPILVPKEEAEDAIKLLETTRNSVETDTVPEIENHESTGSFEIYRKTIWLLSSILLSYTAISAPSLTDHEIFYKLLLWSLAILALGAYLFSKDDRKHPRR, translated from the coding sequence ATGGGGAAATTTGTTAGTATTCTTGAACTTCAGGATCCTATAGAAGCGCACTTTGTATCAGGTCTTTTACAATCGCACGGTTTTAACATTCCACCTACCCAGGGAGCCATAGATGGTGAAAGCATGATGAGTGGACGAAAAATCCCGATACTCGTTCCTAAAGAGGAGGCGGAAGACGCAATAAAACTTCTGGAAACCACAAGGAACTCTGTTGAAACCGATACTGTGCCTGAAATAGAAAATCATGAGAGCACGGGGAGTTTCGAGATCTACAGGAAAACTATCTGGCTTCTCTCATCGATCCTTTTGTCATACACCGCCATATCGGCTCCATCATTAACCGATCACGAGATATTTTATAAACTGTTACTATGGAGCCTGGCTATTTTAGCGCTTGGTGCATACCTCTTCTCGAAGGATGATCGAAAACATCCGAGAAGGTAG